A region from the Aegilops tauschii subsp. strangulata cultivar AL8/78 chromosome 5, Aet v6.0, whole genome shotgun sequence genome encodes:
- the LOC109776185 gene encoding uncharacterized protein: MGHGIYERVQLKFYRTTENDLVNIRRLTRDRPEMGRPASRCHFDRTTPTQPKPNHPKKKKKKKKKKKGAKPQRTKKSTHPEHAPRHTRYPPATPLPRKEPRKEKNRAQTPRPAPPRRAMGKQQPPPRPAAMSAPPPARRKRKKKGRPSLLDLQKRSLRLQKLQEAPPPPPPPPQQRRPSTRRNPAPEDDSGDDDPRREKKLRLVVGLHDGSAKGEKRRTATDGREEPSDSGPTTPLPDKKLLVFILDRLQKKDTYGVFSEPVDDEELPDYRDIVKHPMDFSTVRKKLDKGAYANLEQFEDDVFLITSNAMSYNSPDTVYYRQARSIQEVAKKDFENLRQDSDASEPEPEPLPEPEPKPQRRRGRPPKNAVKQQVEQPPAERATANFSAAALAMAGNSGLYAHSGFDIQRRIADVLKASFANRSNEHNWSSERKLESIEDYSGSGSKWSGKMGKKPLPVEESRRTTYYQNQPSSSMYELPVATSYNGTRKVLVPIGAQLPQAYSRSLARFAAQLGPVGWEVASKRIEQVIPPGTAFGRGWVGDSESPNSFQPPVPTSSPIPTPPPSSTAASSEQKTVDDPASAGHSTGPHADAVSHASANNAQRIDSQAVPSPQCGSLTQVPVDRGEHSVELKSSHNVEERPTMHQTVNGFNAVPGSIMFAPTAQLVANRMQTHMAD; encoded by the exons ATGGGACATGGAATTTATGAAAGGGTACAACTGAAATTTTATCGGACGACTGAGAACGATCTGGTAAATATCCGACGGCTGACACGAGATCGGCCCGAGATGGGCCGGCCCGCATCGCGCTGCCATTTCGATCGAACGACCCCAACCcaacccaaaccaaaccacccaaaaaagaaaaagaaaaagaaaaagaaaaaaaagggagcAAAACCGCAGCGCACCAAAAAGTCTACCCACCCCGAGCACGCCCCCCGGCACACGCGATACCCACCCGCAACGCCCCTGCCGCGAAAAGAGCCGAGGAAGGAAAAAAACAGAGCGCAgacgccccgccccgccccgccgcgcCGCGCAATGGGCaagcagcagccgccgccgcggccggcGGCGATGTCGGCGCCTCCCCCGGCCCGGCGGAAGCGGAAGAAGAAGGGCCGGCCCTCCCTCCTCGACCTCCAGAAGCGCAGCCTCCGCCTGCAGAAGCTCCAGGaggcgcccccgccgccgccgccgccgccccagcagCGCCGCCCCTCCACGCGCCGCAACCCCGCCCCGGAGGACGACTCGGGCGACGACGACCCCCGCCGCGAGAAGAAGCTCCGCCTCGTCGTCGGCCTCCACGACGGATCGGCCAAG GGAGAAAAGAGGAGGACAGCGACGGATGGGCGTGAAG AGCCGTCAGATTCCGGCCCCACGACGCCCCTGCCTGACAAAAAGTTATTGGTCTTCATCCTCGATAGGCTGCAGAA GAAGGACACATACGGCGTATTCTCAGAGCCGGTTGATGATGAAGAG CTGCCCGACTACAGAGATATTGTCAAGCACCCCATGGATTTTTCGACAGTTAGGAAGAAGCTTGATAAGGGGGCATATGCCAACTTGGAGCAATTTGAG GACGATGTGTTTTTGATAACCTCGAATGCCATGTCCTACAATTCACCAGACACAGTATACTATCGACAG GCACGATCTATTCAAGAGGTTGCTAAGAAGGACTTTGAGAATCTTAGGCAAGATAGTGATGCCAGTGAACCAGAACCAGAACCATTACCAGAACCGGAACCAAAACCACAGCGTCGAAGGGGCAGGCCTCCAAAGAACGCTGTCAAGCAGCAAGTTGAGCAGCCACCAGCAGAACGTGCTACCGCAAACTTTTCTGCGGCAGCACTTGCTATGGCTGGAAATAGTGGACTTTATGCGCACTCAGGGTTTGATATACAGCGGAGAATTGCAGATGTACTGAAAGCTTCTTTTGCCAATAGAAGCAATGAACACAATTGGTCCAGTGAGCGCAAATTGGAAAGCATTGAAGATTATTCAG GGTCTGGGAGTAAATGGTCAGGAAAAATGGGGAAGAAGCCACTTCCGGTAGAAGAGAGTCGCCGGACTACATATTATCAGAATCAACCATCCAGTTCAATGTATGAGCTGCCAGTGGCAACCTCATACAACGGGACAAGGAAGGTTCTTGTACCA ATTGGTGCTCAGTTGCCGCAGGCCTATTCCCGCAGTCTGGCACGTTTTGCTGCACAGCTTGGTCCTGTTGGTTGGGAAGTTGCATCGAAGCGAATTGAACAGGTCATTCCCCCTGGAACAGCATTTGGTCGCGGGTGGGTAGGAGATAGCGAATCACCAAACTCATTTCAGCCACCTGTACCAACTTCATCTCCGATACCAACACCACCACCAAGCAGCACAGCGGCATCGAGTGAGCAGAAAACTGTAGATGATCCTGCAAGCGCAGGCCATTCAACAGGGCCTCATGCAGATGCTGTGTCACATGCGTCTGCCAATAACGCTCAGAGGATCGATTCTCAGGCAGTACCAAGCCCGCAATGTGGATCGTTGACGCAGGTTCCAGTAGACCGAGGTGAACATTCCGTTGAGCTGAAGAGCAGCCATAATGTTGAAGAACGGCCCACCATGCACCAAACTGTGAATGGTTTTAATGCTGTGCCAG GGTCAATCATGTTTGCACCTACCGCGCAGCTGGTCGCGAACCGGATGCAGACGCATATGGCCGACTGA